TAGGATTTTGGGTCCACCGAGCAAAGCAGGTTCTTGATATTGAAACTCCGGTTTTCATTCTTGGGGTGCATGGGGAAGGCAGTGCCAAAAGTGATGGTGAAGCTGACTCTTCCTTTAGCCAACCTTCCCACCAGGTGTCTCTCATCCTcacctgtggctgctctgagacCCAGGTGTGCCACCGCAGAGCTGGAATCTTCTCTCCCAGCATCAGGTGTGGgtgtctgccccatccctcaGTGGGGGTTCATTGGCTCTTGCTTTTCTCCCAGGTCAGGAGGATGCTGTGGcccaggggaggggacactAACATGGTGGGGGGCTCTGCAGTGTccccccagccaggctgggagtgGCATCAGAGGGCTTTGGACATAGTCTTGAGTGGGCATCAAAGTGCTTAGGAAGGAGGGTTTTACAAAGACAGATCCTTTGAGATCCATCTCCAAAGGATGCACAGCCTGAGCTGCTTTCTCTGTGTCACTGTTTGGGAGGACTGTGACAGCTACAGCAACCTGAGATGTGtttctgtccatctgtctgtccGCTGTGGCACCAGTGCCCAGCTATATCAATCCAACCACTGAACtttctggttatttttttttaacctagcTGTGAAGAAAACCGTGTGGCTGGTGTGAACATGTGAGCATGCGTATGCCAAACACCAGAGTCATGCTGGGATGAGGTCTGGAACCAGAGTGGGTAGTAAACTGGGAGCGATTCAGTCTCCTTTACAAATGTTGCAGTATATTCAGGGCTACCCAGGAGAAGTCTAGCTAAAACCGaagtgccagctctgccttaCCTAGAGAACCAAGCAAGCCAGCGTGCCTGCTCATCCTCCGCCTTCCTTGCCTGCGGGGGTCAAAGTGAGCTGCCACGAGCTCCTTGGTGGTTGTACTTTGCTGTAGTCTTGGGAATTCAAGGTAACTCTTCTGGGTTATCAGCGTTTACCCAAGGGCTTAGGGAAAGAGCTGGGACCTCTGCAAATCAATGCCTTCACCCCATGCTGGCTGCACTGCGCAGGCTGCTGGGTGGTGTGTTGGACACAAAGCACAACGGTTGAAAGTGAATCTGCGTTCTTTTCAGCTTTGTGTGAATAATTGCTGGATTTTCATTCAATCACTCTTTTTTCTAATATAAACCACTAAGGGCTCAATTCTTTAGCAAGATGCGTTCGTGTCCAACTCTTGACTATACAGCTGGATCTCACCACAACTGGTACAGACCGACCCAAGAGATCACAGCGAGCATGGCCATCCCAGGGAAAGGCAACAGACACCCAACCTGCCAGCCGTATCCTTCCTCCTGCTCATATTCTAGCTGTCGTGGTACTGGGGAGTCGGCAGATGGGTCCCATCTGATGGGATCGCATCCATGGTTGTGAAAACAGAGGGCTGCTTTGCCGAAAGACTTCATCCCTTTGGGTGATGCTGTCCAGAGACAGCGGTGGGGAGGCAAGTCAGGGTCGGGATGGGTAGGTGGGAAAGCCTTGTGCACATAGAGCTGGGTCCCCACAGGTCTGCCTCACTGGGCACTGCTCAGCCAGCCACTGAGAGCAGCACTGTGTGCTACATAAAGTCCATTGTGTTGCTACACCGATAACCAGAGACTCCGTGGACTCTGCCAGTACCGCTGGGCTCATCCCTGTCCAGCCTTTTCTTTGCCATAGTGTTGCATTCAGCGTTCCATCTCCTTTCTGTCTTCGCATCCAAGAGGATCTGAGTTGGGTACAAACACGTCCACTACACCTGCCTTGTGCTTTGTACAACTCCCTGGTTGCCGTCCTCTGAGACACTTGCTGGGAAGATCTTTAAGACACTCAAATTTTCCTTTAGCTTTTCTATAATTCTGATGTAAAGGACTTCCTCTCTGTACAGTATATTATCCAGTGCATGTTCTATTCTCTCTGATATATTGAACACCACACAGTTGTGATATTGTGCAGTGGGAAGAGCAGCCCCTGCCAACAGCAGAGGCCTTTGCCTCTCATctctaaggaaaaaagaaaacatattttttcctttgctgtatTTGCTTGAGCAGAGTTTTCTTGTCTGTACATGTGAGCTGTGAGATAGATGTGAAAAGTTCAAAAGAAtgcattccccccccccccaatgtATACAGATTGTAATCTGTACAATGAAAACTGTATGTATGAAAAAATGTACTTATTTATAAATGGTTAACACTTGGAAATGGTGTCTGGTCTGCTGTTTTTCCCACACTGGGGTCAGTGAAGGAGTATTCTGATGCTTCTTGGTGTGGAAATGATGGTGTGAGGGTTGGGTCTCACAGTGGCTGCAtaggggtggggacagggaaccACCAGGAGCAGGAGGCGACAGAGTCAGCGCTACTGCTGCCACCAGCAAAAGGCATTTAATAACAGAGTGGCTAATAATTGTAACACCCAGTGCATGGCCAGACCCTGGAGATGTCCCCATGGGGTCCCTCACACAACCACCGAGGTCTGCAGTGCTGGACAGGACAATCCCATCCCTAATACCCACCCACCCTCCCTGGCCCCTCAGGCAGTTTCTCTCCCAGCTGCCTTCAGCATGTGGGAACTCGAGGGTACCCCAAAACTGATCTGGGGGGCAGAGTCAGGAGGAGGACAGGGTTAGCTGCAAACATTTATTAGGTTGGGAGCATCCACTGAGCAAACACATCAAGCATGGGGAGAAAACACTTCAGACACGAAGCTACTGAACCTGCATGGGCATAGGGTCACTCCAAATCCCCAGGGAGCCCTTTAGGGGAGTGTCCCCGACATGTGGCAATGCTGGAGGGTTAGGGGCTACCAGTGAGTGAGACTTCCCAGGGGTGGCAAACATCCCATCTGCCCACCAGCACTGGGAACAGGCTGTAGGTTTTGGCCACCCACAGTGCAGAAATCTCTGCTCCCACTCCATCCCCAGAGTGGGGAAGAGCCCAGAGACCCCTCTTTGTGcccctgccagcactgccattcccacagggctgggatgagTTCAGGGGCCACCAAAGTATGGACAGGGCAGAGCTTAGGATGATTAAGGCCAAGCGAGGCCAAGTCCAGTGGGAAGCATTGCCCAAGCATGTCCTTCCCCAGCTGTCCTTGTAACCCTGGGCTGGGCAGATATGCAAACCACCAGGGACAGGGTGCACAGGAACATTTCAGACATCACAAGGAGCCCATGCCGGAGaccaggagctggggatgtcACTGGCTGCCACCACCAGGGCTCTCTCCCTCTGTCAGGGTCTTGAAGTCCATGGACAGGgccagctcctctgccagcGGTGGGCGCTTCCACTCCTCCCGTGTCAGCACGTAGCCCACCACTAGCCCGAAGgccaccagcagcacccccagggtGTTGGCCAGGATGCCCTCAGGCACAAAGTGGCTGTAGGAATCACTGCAGGGGTGGAGAGGGATGCTCAAGCCTTAAGGGGTGGGTGGcttgtccctgtcctgcctgggACCCTCTCCTCATCCTTCTGGCACACACCATGGGAAAGGTCCCTTTCCCCAGATCAGAACAGGAGTGGAGTGTTGGTGTTTTGCTCACTTTTGGGAGACACTTGGTGACAGCATCTGGTGGCACAGTCCTGTACTGGGGCTACCCAGTGCCCTCCCTGCTAGAGGGAAGTTGCTCCTGGGATGCCCCAtagccctgtccccacagtgctggggctgggggtgacccCAGTGTGCAGCTGGAGTCATCACTCTGTCCACCAGCTGCAAGAGCAGAGGCCTCAGGAACATTAGTGTCCTGAGTGGTTCTGCAAACTCCTGGACACAGGGGAGTGGCACTGGGCATTTTATCCACATTCCCAGAGAAAGCTGTTGCAGGTTCTAACCCCTTGATAAACATCATCTGGTAAGtgattcagcagcagcagaaataaaggCCTCAGGGAGAGATTTAAGAGCCGCAgactgagcagggacaggggcatCCCTCCGCTGGAGGTCTGGGGTGCCACCCCCTCACCCCAGCTCAGTCACCCACCTGAGTTTGAAGAGGAGCATCTCAGTAATGCCCAACAAGCAGGAGGTGATGGAGAGGATGAAGAGGGTGATGCCAAAGAAGATGTGCTGGGGCTTGTACCACCCTCTCAGCAAGAAGGAGGCACCAGGGAACAGAAAgaagctgcagcccaggaaccactgtggggacacaggggtgtcacaggtgCTGCAGAGTCCCTTCCCTCCCAGAGGGCCAGGGGCTTCCCACCCCTTACCTGCAGGAGGTAGAGCACAAAGGTGGCCATCCCACACCAGGAGTGCAGGCTGTACATGTCAGGGATGCCCTTAGTCTGGTGTGACTCGAAGACAGCAATGATTCCTGTGGAGAAGAGCCCATCACCACCAGGGCTACATCCTGTCCAATccacccatcccatcccatcccatcccatcccatcccatcccatcccatcccatcccatcccatcccatcccatcccatcccatcccatcccatcccatcccatcccagcccagcccagcccagcccatcccagcccatcccagcccagcccagcccagcccatcccagcccagcccagcccagcccagcccagcccagcccagcccagcccagcccagtgcTCACCCACGAGGGCAATGACCAGTGCCAGGCCATGGAGCAGCGCATGCAGTGCCTTGGTGGAGCGCTTGGCTTCGTGCCTGAACACGCGGTACACCAGGAGAGCTGCACGGAGAAGGTACATGAACACCCACAGGTATCACCCAGCATCGCTCAGGGATGTTTGTGCAACTTTCCCGTGTCATTTGTCACCACTTtgtccccttccttccctgcccGACCACAGCTCCAGGCTTTGGAGGCTgcagcggggacaggggacGTGTCCCACCGTCCTGCTCACCGTCACCTTGGAGGAACACCATGCCCAGCACCATGCAGAGGGGGTGGGCGTTGAACTGGagggggctgtgccaggccacGCCGCCCCGGTAGCGGCCCAGCCAGGCACCTGTGGTGGCCAGGAGCGTCAGGCCCAGCAGCTGCGACACGGCCACGTACACCGAGAGCCCGGTGGGGCTGGTGGGCGGCGGGGCCCCATCCATGGAcgcctgcagggacagaggggtgGGGGCAGCGAAACCACAGTGGCCCCAGGCGACAGCAGGTCCCGGCTGGCCGGTCCTGGGTCAGGGTCCTGCTCCGAGCAGCGTCCGTCACCTCCGCTCCACCCTCACCTGCCGGCCGCTTCCTGCTCCCGCTGCGTCACCCGCACCTGGAGGTGGCTCCGAGCCGCAGCGGCACACCCATCCCCGtgctcctgcacctcctgcccGTTCCTGGACTCCCGTCCaatcctcctgtccctgcctgcctgcttcTGTCCTTTTTCCCAACCCTCCTGACCCTGCCTATGCCCTGCCTGTCCCAACCCTCCTGCAACAACCGTCCCTCTGTCCATACCCCTCCATCCTTGTCCTTCTGTGCTTGTCCCTGCTTCCATCCTTTTCATCTCCGTCCTCCAGCactgtccctccatccccatccctcgctccccatccctcccacTCCATGCTCATCCCATGGCCCACCTTCAACCTCTCCCCAGTCCACCCACTCCCAGACCACCACAACAACCCCCAAACCCTGAGAGGAAGGCAGCGCAGGGGCAAGCAAGGGATCCCCTCCATGATAAAATCAATGGTCCTTGGGGACGTGGGGCTGAGTGAATATCTGTGCTGCGGGGGGACAAACACATGGTGTCACCCAACCGCCAGAGACCCCTCCTATGGCCCCTACAACTCACCTGCATTATGCTTTGTGCTGGGTTGTCCCTCACTGGGTCAGAGCCACCTCCACCACTGTCACAGCCACCTCTCCTCTTCCCTGTCACCTAGAGACAGCAGGTCCTAGTCCCCAGGTCCAACGTTCCCCCTCTGCCCTGGCCCCTTTTCACTgcctctgaggaggaggagcgcCCTGCTAGCTATGGCAGACGGACCCACAATGCTGTCAGGACTGGGGGAGCGTGGAGAGAGGGAATGCATTAAGACTACATGCACACTTTGTTCCCAGCCACCTTTATTGGATCAGCCAGATAAGTGGGTTAAGGGAATTGGTTTATCCCATTAAGTTTCACTGCAAAGGCCGCCTGTGTCCAGCATCACTGCCTGGGGCCATGGGTGCTCTGCGGGACGGACAGGGGGACCAGACTGGGGAGGGACAGTGAGAGGCACCGGCCTCACAACAGCCACCCCCAAACTCTCATCgcacccaggggctgctggcacaTCTGGAGGTTGCAGATGGGGACCCATGtagtcctgtcctgtcctcccaCCAGATGCAAATATCTGGCCCTCATGGCACTCACACAAGGCAAACACAGTCCCCAACAGCACTGAggatgcagggacagggaatgaACACCCACAAcctggcagcaggacacagggtGTGCCTGTTGGGAGCGGGATCTTCTGAGTTGCCCATTAGCCACCACTGAATGCTGGGAAAACTGGAAATGACTGGACCCCTTCACCAGGACCTGAAGGGTCCTGTCTGATCCCCTCCCCGCCTCTGTCCCCCCTGCACCCTCAAGCACATCCCCAGTTTCACCCTCCCAGGGAAAATCCAGTGCTTCTTACTTATGGTGGGTGTTTTCTCTGGTTAATCTGCTTAGCCCACCCCATCACCCCCTCTGGGCGGGGAGGATGCTCTAAAAAGCACGTTTCACACCCCCTGTGGCCTCTGGGGCTCTCCAAAATGCCAGGGGCGGGGTCTCAGGGCCTGTCTCTGCCCTCGATGGGGGCTATAGGCTTCTGCAGGGGAGGGGATTCTCTCCAGTTCATAGCTCAGGAGGGTCTGAGTGATGTCTTGGGGGTGGTTGGAGGCAGACACCGACGCagctcccccgtgtcccccagccctACCTGTGGGTGCCGagtggtgctgcctgtgccagacccagcggtgacagtgtctgagcagggacagggccaCCGCGTTGGCAAGGCAACGGAGCGATGACAAAGCGAGGGGGAGCTGCACCCCCAGCATCGCTGCAGAGGGAGGTGTCACCGCAGGCAGGAGCGGAGGCAGGGGGCTGCGAAATGAGAGGGGAATCTCCGCCAGGTGGAGTCTGTGTATCCTGGGGACAGTCCCCAAGGTCAGTCACTTACAGTGTGTGTGACGCCCAGCCCCGGCCGCTCCCACCCCCGAGCTGCTCACCCTGGTGCGCTCTGTGACACCGCAGCCCCAAACAGGCCAGGACCAGGCTCTGCCAAGGACTGACCCCTGCTCAGGGGCTTTGTCACCATTTAATTTGTGTTTGGGCCTTGCACGGCTCTGGTTCATCCCTGCACccaccagcagcactggagtGACATCCTGACACTGGGAACCATCCTC
This sequence is a window from Poecile atricapillus isolate bPoeAtr1 chromosome 27, bPoeAtr1.hap1, whole genome shotgun sequence. Protein-coding genes within it:
- the LOC131588941 gene encoding transmembrane ascorbate-dependent reductase CYB561 isoform X2, with amino-acid sequence MQASMDGAPPPTSPTGLSVYVAVSQLLGLTLLATTALLVYRVFRHEAKRSTKALHALLHGLALVIALVGIIAVFESHQTKGIPDMYSLHSWCGMATFVLYLLQWFLGCSFFLFPGASFLLRGWYKPQHIFFGITLFILSITSCLLGITEMLLFKLSDSYSHFVPEGILANTLGVLLVAFGLVVGYVLTREEWKRPPLAEELALSMDFKTLTEGESPGGGSQ
- the LOC131588941 gene encoding transmembrane ascorbate-dependent reductase CYB561 isoform X1 — protein: MQASMDGAPPPTSPTGLSVYVAVSQLLGLTLLATTGAWLGRYRGGVAWHSPLQFNAHPLCMVLGMVFLQGDALLVYRVFRHEAKRSTKALHALLHGLALVIALVGIIAVFESHQTKGIPDMYSLHSWCGMATFVLYLLQWFLGCSFFLFPGASFLLRGWYKPQHIFFGITLFILSITSCLLGITEMLLFKLSDSYSHFVPEGILANTLGVLLVAFGLVVGYVLTREEWKRPPLAEELALSMDFKTLTEGESPGGGSQ